The Candidatus Coatesbacteria bacterium genomic interval TCGCCGATGTGCTACCCCGACGGCGGGATCGTCGACGATCTGCTGATCTACCGTCTGGCCGCCGACGAACTGATGCTGGTGGTCAACGCCGCCAATATCGAAAAGGACTGGGAGTGGGTCCGCGAGCACCTGCCCGCCGAGGGCGTCGAAGCGCGCAACCTCAGCCGGGAGACGTCGCTGATCGCCGTCCAGGGTCCGCTGGCCGAAGAGGTCCTGACCGCGGTCACCGAGCTCGACCTGTCGGCGATCCCCTTCTACGGTTGGGCCCGGGGCGCCGTGGCCGGCGCGCCGGAGCTGCTAGTATCGCGAACGGGCTACACCGGCGAGGACGGCTTCGAGATCTACCTGCCCAACGAGCACGCCGAAACCGTCTGGCGGGCCCTGTGGCCGGTCAACACCGACCGCGGCGGAGCGGCGATCGGTCTGGGCGCCCGCGACACCCTGCGGCTGGAGATGAAGTACTGCCTCTACGGCAACGACATCGACAAGACGACCAACCCCCTCGAAGCCGGTTTGAAGTGGACGGTCAAGCTGAAGAAGAACGACTTCATCGGCAAGGAGGCCCTCCAGCGGGTCAAGGCCGAGAAGGTCTCCCGCAAGCTGATCTGCTTCGAAATGCAGGAGCGGGGCATCGCCCGCCACGGGGCCGAGTGCTACGACGAGGAAGGCGGGGCCGTCGGCCACGTCACCTCGGGGACGATGTCGCCCTCCCTGGGCAAGGCCGTCGGCCTGGCCTACCTGAGTCGGGGGCACACCAAGAGCGGCAGCGGGTTCCTCATCGACATCCGCGGCAAGCGCCGCCGCGCCGTCGTCGTCAAGCCCCCGTTCTATAAAGAGGGTTCCCGGAAATAAGCGGCTGATCCGCTCGGCTTCGTTGGCATTGATCCAGACATACAGCGATTATCCCGCACGAAAGGAGCACCCGTGTCCTATCCCGACGATCGCAAGTACGCTGATTCCCACGAATGGGTCCTGGCCGAGGGCGAAACCGCCTCCATCGGCATCTCGGCCTACGCCGCCGAGGAGCTGGGCGAACTGGTCTACATCGAACTGCCCGAGGTCGGCGAGCAGCTCGAAAAGGGGACGGAGTTCGGCGTCGTCGAATCGGTCAAGGCGGCCAGCGATCTGATGGCCCCGGTCTCCGGCGAGGTCGTCGAGGTCAACGAAGAGGCCGTCGACGAGCCCAAGCTGGTCAACGACGACCCCTACAACGGCGGCTGGCTGGTCAAGGTCAAGCTGGCCGATCCCGACGAGCTGGACAATCTGCACGACGCCGGGGCCTACGAAGACATCATCGGCGAGGGGTAGCGGATGCATCGACGATACCCGGCAGCGCCGCTGGTTCTCGTCGCCCTGCTGGCCGGTTGCGGCGGCGAGGAGGAGATCAGCGAGCAGGCCGAGCTGACCCCGGAGGAGGCCGGCGTCACCACAGAGGATTTCCACTGGGAAACCCTTGGGGGCGACGTCGGGCTGCCGGACGGGACCTTGACCTCCATCGAGTTGACCCCGGCGGCGGTCTGGGTCACCGGTGACGGGCGGCTCTACCGCTCGGGACGTGAGGGCTTCGACTTCACCGTTGTCACCGACGAGAACCTGCCCGCCGAGGTCCAACGGGTGACGTTCGCCAACGGAATCCTCTGGGCCCTGGGTTCCGGGGCGGCCTATTCCGCCGACGAGGGCAACGGCTGGAGTGCGGCCCGTCTGCCCGGACGCGACGAGGGCGGCGAATGGCGCTGCCTCAGCGCCGATGTCCTCGGCGACGACGCTTACATCGGTACCGACGCCGGCCTGGTCTACAACTACAGCTTCAACCCCCGCGCCACGGTCAGCTTCAACCGGGAAAAACCGCTGATGGGGGCCGAGATCGGCTACCGCCGCATCACCGACGTCCGGGCCGAAACGGGCGACGGGGCGGGGATCTGGGCCGTCTCCCCCGACGAGTACGGTTTCCTGGCCCGGCTGGACCCCGCCGTCGGCCGCTGGGTGATGATCCACCCCTACGACCCCTTCAACCGCGTCGAGGTGCGCGGCGAACGTGTCTGGGCCGGCAGCGAGGGCATGGGGCTCTTCCGCTCCGAGGACGGCGGCGCGAACTTCTACGAAGTCAACCCCGGCGGTGACTGGAAGAACGTCAACGGCATCGCCCTGGGCGCCGGTTCCTGCTGGGCGGCCACCGACGGCGGAGCGGTTTACTATCCCTATGTCGACGGTCAATGGGAGTTCCACGGCGTCCAGGAGGGGGCGGATTACGGTGTGATGCACGATGTGGTCTACGATGAAGAGGCCAACACCGCCTACTTCGCCACCGAGAAGGGCTTGGCCGTCGGGATCAAGGAAGGACCTCCGGCGGCGCCGCCGGAAGAACAGACGGTCGAGGACGACGAAGCCGACGAAAACGTCGACGGTTAGGCGCACCCCAGCGCGAGTATCGGCCCGGATAGGGGACCCGTCGCCGCGGGTCCCCACCTCGTGCACCCCCACGGCGGCGCCACCCGAGCGCCGGATCGTTTGACTGAGCCGGGACCGCGTCGCTATAATCAGTCTGTAGTAGCCTCTCCAGGGAAGGCCCCAGCGTGAAACTACCGGACAAAGTCGCCGTCATGGGTGCGGGCAGTTGGGGCACCGCGCTGTCGATCGCCTTCACCTACGCCGGCAATCCCGTCACCCTCTGGGCCCACACCCCGGAACTGGCCGCCAAACTGCAGCGTTTCGGCGAGAACGTCGACTACCTCCCCGGCGCCAAGCTGCCGCCGGAACTGGAAATCACCGCCGACATCGCCGAGGCCGCCAAGGCGGCCGGCGTGGTCGTCAGCATGGGCCCGGCCCAGTTCGCCCGCGAGGTTATCCGGCGCTTCGCCCCCCACCTCTGGAAGGGCACCATCGTCGTCAACGCCGCCAAGGGGCTCGAGCGCAGCACGGGACGGACCATGAGCCGCCTGCTGCAGGAGCTGCTGCCCGACCGCTTTCATAAACGCATCAGCGTATTGGCCGGACCCAACTTCGCCGTCGAGGTGGCCCAGGGCCTGCCCGCCGCCGCCGTGGCAGCCAGCCGCTCCAAGGCCGCCGCCCGCTGGCTGCAGGACCGCCTCTCCTCGGACCGCTTCCGCCTCTACACCACCAACGACCCCGTCGGCGCCGAGATCGGCGGGGCGATGAAGAATATCTTCGCCATCGCCGCCGGCGTTATCGCCGCCGTCGGCCTGGGCGCCAACAGCCGCGCCGCCCTGATCACCCGAGGGCTGGTCGAAATCGCCCGCATCGGCAAGATTCTGGGCGCCAAGTCCAAAACCTTCAACGGCCTGAGCGGCCTGGGCGATCTGATGCTCTCCTGCTCCAGCCCCAAGAGCCGCAACTACCAGGTCGGCTATCGGGTCGGTCGCGGCGAGAAGCTGCCCGACATCCTGCGTGGGATGATCAACGTCGCCGAGGGCGTTCCCACCACCGTCGCCGCCGTCCGCCTGGCCCGGGAGAACAAGATCGAGCTGCCGATCACCCAGGAGGTCTTCAGCCTGCTCTATGAGGGCAAGGACCCCCACGCTTGCGTGCAGGATCTGATGACACGCCGGCTCAAGCCCGAATAGGCGCGATGAAAACCCTGGCCGTAATTCCGGCTTACAACGAGGCCCCGCGGATCGGCGGGGTCGTGCGTCGTGTGCGGCGAATTCTCGACGACGTCCTCGTCGTCGACGACGCCTCGACGGACCACGGGCCCGCCGTCGCCGCCGAGGCCGGCGCCCTGATACTGCACAACGAACCGCCCAATCACGGCAAGGGTTACGCCCTGCGCATCGGCTTCTCCTACGCCCTGGCCGAGGACTACGACGCCGTCGTCACCCTCGATGCCGACGGCCAACACCCCCCCGAGCTGATCCCCCGCTTCCTCGCCGCCCTGGAGGACGGCGCCGATCTGGTCTACGGTAACCGGCTGGGCGATCTGACCGGCATGCCGCCGGAGCGCGTCTTCTCCAACCGCACCACCACGGCCCTGGTCTCCCTGCTGGCCGGAACGCGCCTGGCCGACAGCCAGTGCGGCATGCGCGCCGTGCGCGCCTGGGTCCTGCGAGCCGCCGTCACCGAATGCGACGGCTTCGCCGCCGAGAGCGAACAGCTGATCCTGGCCGCAAGACACGGCGCCCACCTCGCTCCCCTCACCATCCCCACCATCTACCTCCCCGATTCCTCCAGCAAGATGCACGTCCTGCGCGACACCCTGCGCTTCGCCCGGCGGTGGTTCCGCTGGCTGGGATGGCTCTGGTAACCGGCGCTACCGCTCACCACTAACGAACGGCGCCCGCGGGCGCCGTTCGTTAGTCACCAAGGACGGGAGGGGTGACGGCCCAGGGGGTTAGCAAGCTCCCGGCGTTGAACGGCCCGTCGTCTCCAGACGGAGAACCCTCCCGTCACGATCGTTCGGTCCAAATCGGTCAACGGTTGATCCAGGCGTGAGGAGCACGGTGGATACAGGGGGGGCGGCAGATTCTCCCCAATTCATCGAGCAAGACCTCAGTCATCTTTCGCCCCCTTTCCCGTCTAGTTGTTTCGCAATACTTCATCGCGCTTGCGGCTGGGCTTCAGCGGTTTGACCTCTACCAGCCGAACAGCCGGCTGCGGCGCTCGCGCTCGGTTTTGAGCATCAGGAACAGGCCCTTCATCGGATCACCTCCGTTTTCCGTTATCTTCCGCGGCAGGGTCCCTCCCGCCTCTAATAGATAAGACACACCGCGACCGCCGGGGGTTTCACCCACCGCGAAATCAACCCGAACGACCGCCGGGGTCCCGCCCTGAAAAACAACCCGCCGAACGCCTGTCAACCCGCGAACGGCGCGATACCCCCCCGCCCCGGAACTGGCACGGTTTTTGCATCTCGGCGACCGTTACACCGTATGATAACGGTTCGCCTCCGCAAAAACCGTGCCAGTTCCGGGGCGGGGTCGAGTGAGGTTAACGGGGGTGGGGCGGGCTGTTTTTCAGGGCTCGTCGGCTTCGGGCTGGGGCAGCAGCTCACCCTGCAGCCGGGCCCGGGGGTGGGCGCGCTCGTAGGCCTTGCGCCAGCGTCCGACGGCCACCTTGGCGTAGCGCGCCGTGGTATCGAGATTGCGGTGGCCGAGCATCTCCTGGATCAGGCGGATGTCGACGCCGGCCTCGAGCAGGTGAGTGGCGAAACTGTGACGCAGGACGTGGGGTGAGACGGGGCGTTCGAGACCGGCGGTCCGGGCGTACTTGGCGACGATCCGCCCGACGCTGCGGGTGGAGAGGGGGTTGCCGCGGACGGTGAGGAAAACCTTGTCGCAGCGCGGGGCCAGTCGGCGTCGCTCGGCGAGGTAGGTTTCGAGGGCCCGGGCCGCCGTCGCGCCGCAGGGGGTGATTCGCCAGCGGCTGCCTTTGCCGTGGACGGTCACCAAACCGGCGTTGAGGTCGAGGTCGCGCCGGGTCAGGTCGACGGCCTCGGCGGCGCGCAGACCGGCGCCGTAGAGCAGCTCGAGCAGGGCCCGGTCACGCAGCCGCAGGGCGTATTGCGTGGGCCGGCGGCCCAGGATGCGCCGCACCTCGAGGCTTTGCAGGCGATGTCCTGCGGCGGTGAGAAAGAGCCGGTCGTCGCGGGGCGGCAGCGCCGTCCGTAGTTCGAGGTAGCGCGCCAAGCCTTGCGCACCGCGACCGTCGAGGGTGACACCGCGCTCATCGAGCTCGTCGACGCCGAGGGCGGCCAGTTCGGTGGGTTCCAGGCCGAGGGCGGCCAACTGGTGGAGCAGCTCGTCGCGCAGCTCGTGGAAGCCGGGAGAGTATCCGCTCAGCGGCGCTTCGACCAGACGCTGGACCTGCTCCGGCGTGAGAAACTCGGGCAGGGGTCGCTCGCGGGGGCGGAGTCGGGGCAGCAGCCGGGCGGGGTTGGTGTCCAGGTGACCACGCTCGACGAGCCAGTCGCCGAAAGCGTGGAGGGCGGAGCGCCGCCGGGCGTGGGTCGCCGGCGCCCGGTCGTTCCGGCGGCGGAACCGCAGATAGGCCCGCAGCCGAGCGGTGTCGAAGGCCGCCGGTTCCGCCGGGCCGCGCCCCGTCTCGTCGAGCCAGCGGATGAAGGCCTCCAGCTCGCCGCGGTAGGCCCGCAGGGTGTGGGGGGAGCGGCGGCGCAGCTCCTTCAGCTCCGCCAGGTAGGCAATGGCGAGGTCTGTCAGCGGGTCGGTCATTGTTACCATCATACACCCTTGAACGGCCGGATGACAGGGTCGCTCTTGCTTTGTAGCTCATGCACGGTTTATAATCCTAATGGTCCACACCGACGGCAACCTCGTAACACCCTGGCGAAGGACGGCATGGCCGACTGCCCCGACAGCAAGCCACCCCGGGTTATCCGGCGCGCCCAGAAGGATCCCGACCGGGCGGGTTCGATCGCCACCGGTCGGCGCCCCTGGGAGAAGGCGGTCACCGTCGTCTGGGTCGTGTTGACCCTGGCGGCCTTCGCCTGGAGCATGTTCGGCGAGGGCAAGCTTTCCGAGATGTCCCTCGAGATCGGCATCCTGCTGTTATCGCTCAAGTTCGCCTGGTCGCTGATGCAGGAGGCCAAGGTCAACCATTACATGTTCTGGATCCTGCAGACCCTGGAGCACAAGGTGATCGACCTGAGCGCCGACGTCCGGCGTCAGCGTCGCAGTCTTCGGGCCCTAGAACGTGAAATAGCCGCCCT includes:
- the gcvH gene encoding glycine cleavage system protein GcvH, producing the protein MSYPDDRKYADSHEWVLAEGETASIGISAYAAEELGELVYIELPEVGEQLEKGTEFGVVESVKAASDLMAPVSGEVVEVNEEAVDEPKLVNDDPYNGGWLVKVKLADPDELDNLHDAGAYEDIIGEG
- a CDS encoding tyrosine-type recombinase/integrase: MMVTMTDPLTDLAIAYLAELKELRRRSPHTLRAYRGELEAFIRWLDETGRGPAEPAAFDTARLRAYLRFRRRNDRAPATHARRRSALHAFGDWLVERGHLDTNPARLLPRLRPRERPLPEFLTPEQVQRLVEAPLSGYSPGFHELRDELLHQLAALGLEPTELAALGVDELDERGVTLDGRGAQGLARYLELRTALPPRDDRLFLTAAGHRLQSLEVRRILGRRPTQYALRLRDRALLELLYGAGLRAAEAVDLTRRDLDLNAGLVTVHGKGSRWRITPCGATAARALETYLAERRRLAPRCDKVFLTVRGNPLSTRSVGRIVAKYARTAGLERPVSPHVLRHSFATHLLEAGVDIRLIQEMLGHRNLDTTARYAKVAVGRWRKAYERAHPRARLQGELLPQPEADEP
- the gcvT gene encoding glycine cleavage system aminomethyltransferase GcvT, which encodes MLKTALNEIHRELGAQLVEFAGYEMPLKYTSINEEHTTVRDKVGLFDLSHMGEFLLSGPKAAAFVDYLVTNRVANLEPGEIVYSPMCYPDGGIVDDLLIYRLAADELMLVVNAANIEKDWEWVREHLPAEGVEARNLSRETSLIAVQGPLAEEVLTAVTELDLSAIPFYGWARGAVAGAPELLVSRTGYTGEDGFEIYLPNEHAETVWRALWPVNTDRGGAAIGLGARDTLRLEMKYCLYGNDIDKTTNPLEAGLKWTVKLKKNDFIGKEALQRVKAEKVSRKLICFEMQERGIARHGAECYDEEGGAVGHVTSGTMSPSLGKAVGLAYLSRGHTKSGSGFLIDIRGKRRRAVVVKPPFYKEGSRK
- a CDS encoding glycosyltransferase, giving the protein MKTLAVIPAYNEAPRIGGVVRRVRRILDDVLVVDDASTDHGPAVAAEAGALILHNEPPNHGKGYALRIGFSYALAEDYDAVVTLDADGQHPPELIPRFLAALEDGADLVYGNRLGDLTGMPPERVFSNRTTTALVSLLAGTRLADSQCGMRAVRAWVLRAAVTECDGFAAESEQLILAARHGAHLAPLTIPTIYLPDSSSKMHVLRDTLRFARRWFRWLGWLW
- a CDS encoding NAD(P)H-dependent glycerol-3-phosphate dehydrogenase, whose translation is MKLPDKVAVMGAGSWGTALSIAFTYAGNPVTLWAHTPELAAKLQRFGENVDYLPGAKLPPELEITADIAEAAKAAGVVVSMGPAQFAREVIRRFAPHLWKGTIVVNAAKGLERSTGRTMSRLLQELLPDRFHKRISVLAGPNFAVEVAQGLPAAAVAASRSKAAARWLQDRLSSDRFRLYTTNDPVGAEIGGAMKNIFAIAAGVIAAVGLGANSRAALITRGLVEIARIGKILGAKSKTFNGLSGLGDLMLSCSSPKSRNYQVGYRVGRGEKLPDILRGMINVAEGVPTTVAAVRLARENKIELPITQEVFSLLYEGKDPHACVQDLMTRRLKPE